The following DNA comes from SAR324 cluster bacterium.
TTAACAACACGTAACGCCAGGGCACTTGTTGAGCTTGCGAATCAGCCAGAGGTTCCTGTTTTTGCTGGTTGTCCACGTCCCCTCATGCGGAATTTAGTCACAGCAGAGCATGTTCATGGTAAGACGGGGTTGGATGGATGGGACATGCCGGAACCCAATGTCGCATTGCAGAGGGAACACGGAGTTGACTGGCTGATTGAAACGCTAAGACAAGCTGAGGATGATTCCATCACCCTTTGTACATTGGCTCCGCTGACCAACGTGGGAATGGCTTTCGCCAAAGCGCCAGATATTCTACCAAAAATCAGAGAAATTATCATGATGGGAGGAGGTTATTTTGTGGGCGGTAATGTAACCCCTGCAGCAGAATTCAATGTCTATGTTGACCCACATGCTGCTCAAACTGTCTTTTCCTGTGGTCGTCCAATGACCGTCATGCCATTGGATGTCACCCACCAAGCATTGATGCCCAAAACCTGGATTCAGAGTCTAAGAGAACTCGGAACTCCGGTTGGGGATGCTACTTCAGGGATGCTGAGTTTTTTTGAAAGATATGATGTAAAAAAATATGGCTCAACAGGAGGGCCACTTCATGATCCGACAGTAATTGCCTATCTACTGAAGCCGGAATTGTTCGAGGGGAAATTTGTTAATTTAACCGTGGAGACGCAATCAGATCTGACAATGGGAATGACGGTTCTTGACTGGTGGGGAGTAACGAAACGCAAACCAAATGCTACTGTAATGAACAAAATTGATGCAGAGGCCTTCTTTGATTTGCTGCTGGAGAGACTTTCAAAATTGTAGGAAGAGTTTTTTTATTTGCTTGGAATCTCTCTTATAAATTCCTGGTAATATGATTCCTTAAACTCTTTAAATAATCGGGTCAACTCCATCAATGGGTCCGGGTGATCATCAACCCTGAGATTACACCAAGGAAAAGGTTGCTCTCGAGCGCTCAACAAGGCTGCTGATTGTCTGCCACGCTTATCACCGCCAGCTTCTTCTCCAGCAAAGAGAGCCTGCAGTAGTCTGGATTCCAATGATCGCTCGGTAGACAATTTCAACGATTCTACGCATGCGGCCAAAACAAAGGAGCCAGCAAGGTAATTCCCAGCGACACTGAAGTTCTCTCCCCTCACATGTCCTGCCCAGGGCTGGGCATCTGCTCCTGTCCAAGCCCATGAATTCCCATGACAATCAACTCCATGTACCTGTCTTTTTTGTGGTGTAGCATCTTGATCTAGGGCTTGTTCAAGTGCATCTTTCACAAGTTGTCCTTTGGCCAATGCTTCTAAACCCTGCAATCCAAGATGAGGATTTGTTGTAGATTGGGTAGCAATCGCTCCGATTCCTGCTGCCAGGTGAGGAACTAAAGCTCCCACAGCAAAGTGCTTGGTAGCAACTGCGATTCCGAAATGATTTTTCACCGGATCTCGAAGAACAATGGAATAAGTCATTTTGGGTCCTTTTTTCAATTTTTGAGAATTTATCATGATAAATTATTGACAGCATCAAATTTATCATTATAAATTCGTTGCTTTGCCATCTTCAGGCAACTTTTTCTTACTCTCTTTGGAGAAGAACATGCTGAAGAAACAGTTACGAGTGATGGTGCTGCTCAGTTTCCTTTTGCTAAGCTTTGGATTGACCATCCAGGCTGCTACACCAAAAGATGTGTTGGTGGTGGCTCAGATTGCGGAGCCGAAGTCAATGGATCCTGCAACAGTGACAGCGGTCAATGATTTCCGAATCCTGATGAATGTTTATGATGGTTTGGTCCGTTACCGAAGCGGAACACTTGAGGTCGAACCCGGCCTGGCTGAGTCCTGGACAATCAGTGATGATGGAAAAGCCTACACATTCTCACTGCGCCAAGGAATTAAATTTCATGATGGCAGCCCCTTCAACGCAGAAGCTGTCAAGTTCAACTTTGATCGTATGCTGGTCAAAGATCACCCCTACGCTGAGACCGGGCCTTTCCCCCTATCTTT
Coding sequences within:
- a CDS encoding nucleoside hydrolase; amino-acid sequence: MKRKIIIDTDPGQDDALAILLALASPEELDVLGIVTVAGNVPLPLTTRNARALVELANQPEVPVFAGCPRPLMRNLVTAEHVHGKTGLDGWDMPEPNVALQREHGVDWLIETLRQAEDDSITLCTLAPLTNVGMAFAKAPDILPKIREIIMMGGGYFVGGNVTPAAEFNVYVDPHAAQTVFSCGRPMTVMPLDVTHQALMPKTWIQSLRELGTPVGDATSGMLSFFERYDVKKYGSTGGPLHDPTVIAYLLKPELFEGKFVNLTVETQSDLTMGMTVLDWWGVTKRKPNATVMNKIDAEAFFDLLLERLSKL
- a CDS encoding DUF1028 domain-containing protein, translated to MTYSIVLRDPVKNHFGIAVATKHFAVGALVPHLAAGIGAIATQSTTNPHLGLQGLEALAKGQLVKDALEQALDQDATPQKRQVHGVDCHGNSWAWTGADAQPWAGHVRGENFSVAGNYLAGSFVLAACVESLKLSTERSLESRLLQALFAGEEAGGDKRGRQSAALLSAREQPFPWCNLRVDDHPDPLMELTRLFKEFKESYYQEFIREIPSK